The following are from one region of the Synechococcus sp. CBW1108 genome:
- the rfbC gene encoding dTDP-4-dehydrorhamnose 3,5-epimerase, which produces MRAESLRGSGGAVVEGPLLLTPQVFGDDRGFFLESWNGERWQELLAAHGQSPVPFVQDNHSRSARGVLRGLHWQLPPHPQAKLVRCVLGSIFDVAVDLRRGSPSFGQWLGAELSAANHQQLWVPVGFAHGFLTLSEHAEVLYKTTDFWSRSCERALRWDDPDLAISWPQLETAPLLSEKDGAAPLLAELGAADRFD; this is translated from the coding sequence ATGCGGGCTGAGTCGTTGCGGGGTTCCGGTGGGGCCGTGGTGGAGGGTCCCCTGCTGCTGACGCCCCAGGTGTTCGGCGACGATCGCGGCTTTTTCCTGGAGAGCTGGAATGGGGAGCGCTGGCAGGAGCTGCTGGCGGCCCATGGCCAGAGCCCCGTGCCCTTCGTGCAGGACAACCACTCCCGCTCGGCCCGGGGCGTGCTGCGCGGGCTGCACTGGCAGCTGCCGCCCCACCCCCAGGCCAAGTTGGTGCGTTGCGTGCTGGGGTCGATCTTTGATGTGGCAGTGGATCTGCGCCGTGGCTCGCCCAGCTTCGGCCAGTGGTTGGGGGCTGAGCTGAGCGCCGCCAATCACCAGCAGCTCTGGGTCCCGGTGGGCTTCGCCCACGGCTTCCTCACCCTCAGCGAGCACGCCGAAGTGCTCTACAAGACCACCGACTTCTGGAGCCGCAGCTGTGAGCGGGCCCTGCGCTGGGACGATCCCGACCTGGCGATTAGCTGGCCCCAGCTGGAGACTGCCCCCCTGCTTTCCGAGAAGGATGGGGCGGCCCCGCTGCTGGCGGAGCTGGGCGCCGCCGATCGGTTCGACTGA
- the rfbB gene encoding dTDP-glucose 4,6-dehydratase: MMTDLLPAGINRVLVTGGAGFIGGAVVRRLLRDTTAAVFNLDKVGYASDLTSIGPNPRHQLLKVDLADAAATAEAVCAADPDLVMHLAAESHVDRSIDGPGAFIESNVTGSFNLLQAVRTHWEALASERQGRFRFHHISTDEVFGSLGPEGRFSETTPYDPRSPYSASKAASDHLVSAWHHTYGLPVVLTNCSNNYGPWQFPEKLIPVVILKAAAGEPIPLYGDGANVRDWLYVEDHVEALLLAATRGRLGQSYCVGGAGDHGSPSERTNKQVVEAICSLMDQLRPEGAPHGRLITPVTDRPGHDRRYAIDAAKITSELGWRPGHSFEAGLGATVRWYLDNLAWCGRVQAQAGYQGQRIGTRAPGLPA, from the coding sequence ATGATGACTGACCTGCTCCCTGCCGGTATTAATCGGGTGCTGGTGACCGGCGGCGCCGGCTTCATCGGCGGGGCGGTGGTGCGCCGCCTGCTGCGCGATACGACCGCGGCCGTGTTCAACCTCGACAAGGTCGGCTACGCCAGCGACCTGACCAGCATCGGCCCTAACCCGCGCCACCAGCTCCTGAAGGTGGACCTCGCCGACGCGGCCGCCACGGCCGAGGCCGTGTGCGCGGCTGACCCGGACCTGGTGATGCACCTGGCGGCGGAAAGCCATGTGGACCGCTCAATCGATGGGCCCGGCGCCTTCATTGAGAGCAATGTGACGGGCAGCTTCAACCTGCTGCAGGCGGTGCGGACCCACTGGGAAGCCCTGGCCAGCGAGCGACAGGGGCGCTTTCGCTTCCACCACATCAGTACCGATGAGGTGTTCGGCTCCCTGGGGCCCGAGGGTCGCTTTTCAGAAACCACCCCCTACGACCCCCGCAGCCCCTACTCGGCGAGCAAGGCGGCGAGCGATCACCTGGTGAGCGCCTGGCACCACACCTATGGCCTGCCGGTGGTGCTCACCAACTGCTCCAACAACTACGGCCCCTGGCAGTTCCCCGAGAAGCTGATCCCGGTGGTGATCCTCAAGGCGGCGGCGGGCGAGCCGATTCCGCTCTACGGCGATGGCGCCAACGTGCGCGACTGGCTCTATGTGGAAGACCACGTGGAGGCCCTGCTGCTGGCGGCAACCCGGGGACGCCTGGGCCAGAGCTACTGCGTGGGCGGGGCAGGCGACCATGGCAGCCCGAGCGAACGCACCAACAAGCAAGTGGTGGAGGCGATCTGCAGCCTGATGGATCAGCTGCGGCCTGAGGGCGCCCCCCATGGACGCCTGATCACGCCGGTGACCGATCGCCCCGGCCACGACCGGCGCTACGCGATCGATGCGGCCAAGATCACCAGCGAACTGGGCTGGCGGCCTGGCCACAGCTTCGAAGCGGGCCTTGGGGCAACGGTGCGCTGGTATCTCGACAACCTGGCCTGGTGTGGGCGGGTGCAGGCCCAGGCCGGCTACCAGGGCCAGCGGATCGGCACCAGGGCGCCTGGCCTGCCAGCGTGA
- the rfbD gene encoding dTDP-4-dehydrorhamnose reductase: MKVLLTGAAGQLGQALIHSRPEGVGLIACGRAELDLADPQACAAAVRLHRPAWVLNAGAYTAVDRAESEPELAQAVNGGAPAAFAEALASTGGRLLQVSTDFVFNGAQGSPYRPDQPLDPLGVYGASKAAGEVAALQLAGARVLRTSWVYGPVGQNFCRTMLRLHRERPQIGVVADQVGCPTSTHTLAAACWRAIGLGAPAGADQPRILHWSDAGAASWYDFAVAIGELGVAAGLLERAASVRPLTSAEYPTPAQRPSYSLLDCSASRAALGLEPQHWRAALAEVLGVVLAEVRPAS, from the coding sequence GTGAAGGTATTGCTCACCGGCGCTGCCGGCCAGCTGGGCCAGGCCCTGATCCACTCCAGGCCCGAGGGTGTCGGGCTGATTGCCTGCGGCCGGGCCGAGCTGGACCTGGCCGATCCGCAGGCCTGCGCCGCGGCGGTGCGGTTGCACCGGCCGGCCTGGGTGCTCAATGCCGGCGCCTATACGGCGGTGGATAGGGCCGAAAGCGAGCCGGAGCTGGCCCAGGCCGTCAATGGCGGCGCTCCGGCGGCCTTTGCTGAAGCGCTGGCGTCCACGGGGGGCCGGTTGCTGCAGGTGAGCACAGACTTTGTCTTCAACGGCGCCCAGGGTTCCCCCTACCGGCCCGACCAGCCCCTCGATCCGCTCGGGGTGTATGGCGCCAGCAAGGCCGCCGGCGAGGTGGCGGCGCTGCAGTTGGCCGGTGCCCGGGTGCTGCGCACCAGCTGGGTGTACGGCCCGGTGGGTCAGAACTTTTGCCGCACCATGCTGCGGCTCCACCGCGAGCGGCCCCAGATTGGCGTGGTGGCCGACCAGGTGGGGTGCCCCACCAGCACCCACACCCTGGCGGCGGCCTGCTGGCGGGCGATCGGTCTGGGGGCCCCCGCCGGCGCCGACCAACCGCGGATCTTGCATTGGAGCGATGCCGGCGCGGCCAGTTGGTATGACTTTGCGGTGGCGATCGGCGAGCTGGGCGTGGCGGCTGGCCTGCTGGAGCGGGCCGCCAGCGTGCGGCCCCTCACCAGCGCCGAATACCCCACCCCGGCCCAGCGCCCCAGCTACTCCTTGCTCGACTGCAGCGCCAGCCGGGCCGCCCTGGGGCTCGAGCCCCAACATTGGCGAGCGGCCCTGGCTGAGGTGTTGGGAGTGGTCTTGGCTGAGGTGAGGCCGGCGAGCTGA
- a CDS encoding N-acetylmuramoyl-L-alanine amidase, whose amino-acid sequence MAATIYLHWAATAYTWVRSGLYHSIIRGDGQVQRLHSYAVDLPAHTWRRNSNAIALSCACMGGRPDPWTIPPTPMQLEALCQEAAAVARSWGWDAGAITIQRLMTHAEAAANRDGRQPHDNYGPVIWGGTGERWDLLQLEKGGPPTGGEQLRQRVRQILRGEAGAAGATGASGAEMAPDPEPLQFVRSSVIQARGEPLATAIDEHGSSWALAAELLERYGLAFEWDGQRRRIIVGALDVVPLFREDAVQASVGWPLVEITLQQALAPVILRGILREGRAWCRVLEFAEEFGISASFDPFALAERRGG is encoded by the coding sequence ATGGCCGCCACTATCTATCTGCACTGGGCCGCGACGGCCTACACCTGGGTGCGCAGCGGGCTCTACCACTCGATCATCCGAGGCGATGGCCAGGTGCAGCGGCTGCACAGCTACGCGGTGGACCTGCCGGCCCACACCTGGCGGCGCAACAGCAATGCGATTGCCCTGAGCTGCGCCTGCATGGGCGGGCGCCCCGATCCCTGGACCATTCCGCCCACCCCCATGCAGCTGGAGGCCCTCTGCCAGGAGGCCGCCGCCGTGGCCCGCAGCTGGGGCTGGGATGCAGGCGCCATCACCATCCAGCGGCTGATGACCCACGCCGAGGCCGCCGCCAACCGCGACGGGCGCCAGCCCCACGACAACTACGGCCCAGTGATCTGGGGCGGCACCGGCGAGCGCTGGGACCTTCTTCAGCTGGAGAAGGGCGGCCCGCCCACCGGCGGTGAGCAGTTGCGCCAGCGGGTGCGCCAGATCCTGCGGGGCGAGGCGGGTGCAGCGGGTGCGACGGGTGCTTCGGGTGCGGAGATGGCGCCTGATCCTGAGCCTTTGCAGTTTGTGCGCAGCAGCGTCATCCAGGCGCGCGGCGAGCCCCTGGCAACCGCGATCGATGAGCATGGCAGCAGTTGGGCCCTGGCCGCCGAGCTGCTTGAGCGCTACGGGCTTGCGTTTGAGTGGGATGGGCAGCGCCGCCGGATTATCGTGGGCGCCCTCGATGTGGTGCCGCTTTTCCGGGAGGATGCGGTGCAGGCTTCGGTGGGCTGGCCGCTGGTGGAGATCACGCTGCAGCAGGCCCTGGCGCCGGTAATCCTGCGGGGGATCCTGCGCGAGGGGCGGGCCTGGTGTCGGGTGCTGGAGTTTGCCGAGGAGTTTGGGATCAGCGCCAGCTTCGATCCCTTTGCCCTGGCCGAGCGTCGCGGCGGCTGA
- a CDS encoding PIN domain-containing protein, with protein sequence MTRQMGSLLLLDTSALLTLRDDEPGAERVEQTLEQPDRCYACFLSRMEVLYRVWKDEDERAGRLAYEQLKALPLRWVEASERLLEQAASIKTRHSLSLADAWIAAAAQQVGATLLHKDPEFRAIVDLPQEWLR encoded by the coding sequence ATGACCCGCCAGATGGGATCGCTGCTCCTGCTCGACACCTCGGCGCTGCTCACGCTGCGCGACGACGAACCGGGCGCCGAACGGGTCGAACAGACCTTGGAGCAACCCGACCGCTGCTACGCCTGCTTTCTAAGCCGGATGGAGGTGCTCTACCGCGTGTGGAAAGACGAGGACGAGCGCGCCGGCCGCCTGGCCTATGAGCAACTCAAGGCCCTGCCGCTGCGCTGGGTGGAGGCCTCAGAGCGTCTGCTGGAACAAGCCGCCAGCATCAAGACGCGTCACTCGCTCTCGCTGGCCGATGCCTGGATCGCTGCGGCGGCGCAGCAGGTGGGCGCCACCCTGTTGCACAAGGATCCCGAGTTCCGCGCGATTGTCGATCTTCCGCAGGAGTGGCTCCGTTGA
- a CDS encoding AbrB/MazE/SpoVT family DNA-binding domain-containing protein has product MRSTITARGQTVIPAAIRTRFSLGPAQRLEWIVEADGSIRVVPVDPSPVKAFRGMGRRSGSSQRLLADREAERLADE; this is encoded by the coding sequence ATGCGCAGCACCATCACAGCTCGCGGGCAAACCGTGATCCCGGCCGCCATTCGGACGCGCTTCTCCCTTGGGCCAGCCCAGCGCCTGGAATGGATCGTGGAGGCCGATGGCTCCATCCGGGTGGTACCGGTGGATCCCTCCCCTGTGAAAGCCTTCCGTGGCATGGGCCGCCGTAGCGGCTCCAGCCAACGCCTGCTGGCCGATCGCGAAGCCGAGCGGCTGGCAGATGAATGA
- a CDS encoding PIN domain-containing protein: protein MTSFLKPGALADGHPQLAIALSRLSVLECRVGPLRRWDQSSLERFDGFFARSDLLWQELSPAVVEQATTLRAHHGLRTPDALQAACCLQLGQDAVMLSGDGDFERIAGLRLRLIR, encoded by the coding sequence GTGACATCTTTCCTGAAACCGGGGGCCCTTGCTGATGGGCACCCCCAGCTGGCGATTGCCCTTAGCCGCCTCAGTGTTCTGGAATGCCGCGTGGGGCCCCTACGGCGCTGGGATCAGTCAAGTTTGGAGCGCTTCGATGGCTTTTTCGCCCGCAGCGATTTGCTGTGGCAAGAGCTCAGCCCAGCGGTGGTGGAGCAGGCCACAACGTTGCGAGCCCACCATGGGCTCCGCACCCCCGATGCCCTGCAGGCGGCCTGTTGCCTGCAACTGGGCCAAGACGCGGTGATGCTCAGTGGCGATGGCGATTTTGAACGCATTGCGGGGTTGCGGCTGCGTCTGATCCGTTGA
- a CDS encoding type II toxin-antitoxin system RelE/ParE family toxin, with translation MEVVFSQQAELDLEEIADTIAIDSAPAAIRFIQAIREHCARS, from the coding sequence ATGGAGGTTGTCTTTTCTCAGCAGGCTGAATTGGATCTAGAAGAGATCGCAGACACCATCGCGATCGACAGCGCACCTGCAGCTATTCGGTTTATCCAAGCCATCCGAGAGCACTGCGCTCGGTCTTGA
- a CDS encoding type II toxin-antitoxin system ParD family antitoxin: MPSSYVVGSHFEQFIKDQISGGRYASASEVVRDALRLLEQEEQRHAAALAALRADVRHGLDSGPGQSAETVFQRLEQKYSNHSAVLVEP, from the coding sequence ATGCCTTCCAGTTACGTCGTTGGTTCCCATTTCGAGCAGTTCATCAAGGATCAGATCAGTGGTGGCCGCTACGCAAGTGCCAGCGAGGTTGTGCGTGATGCCCTGAGACTCCTCGAGCAAGAAGAGCAGCGTCATGCAGCAGCTCTGGCAGCCCTTCGCGCAGACGTGCGCCACGGACTGGACAGCGGGCCAGGGCAGAGCGCTGAAACTGTGTTTCAGAGGCTCGAGCAGAAGTACAGCAACCATTCCGCTGTGTTGGTTGAGCCTTGA